The proteins below are encoded in one region of Danio rerio strain Tuebingen ecotype United States chromosome 14, GRCz12tu, whole genome shotgun sequence:
- the LOC103911812 gene encoding uncharacterized protein isoform X2 has translation MHIWVCFLFCSSSLFEHLVGRENKLLRCCTVFKDSKCNNKGTKEDSATSVHEFNPFISPTGLLQNDEEAYKDAWKRLLDRYGQPFIIQRAFREKLAYWPKIQSKDSNLSKRKFISRSLEERRQFVKDTRLCYGCLRLGHSAKDCRSRHCCNTCKGRHPTCLHDDSFNRKVRSSSAQSPENVHEGVATMSLSVESGCTPVNTSMIVPVWLSTHKDPVSEKLVYALLDTQSDSVFIECAVCKSLKVDSCPVTLKLTTLVGKDSLMSSERISGLRVRGFNSSLIIDLPPAYTKECIPVDRAHIPTMETASHWKHLATLADKIPPLQNCEVGLLIGYNCSRALAPREVILGTENEPYAVRTDLGWSIIGPSLTHFEPQSSAAMCHRVSIKEIPAVTPTDVIKVLESDFKDTEGHTKVTSQEDIIFLRKLEENIRLNKDSHLEMPLPFRKRPYLPDNKPLAVIRLQHLKRRLMRDQEYREHYVTFMEEVIEKGNAEQVFEEGREGERWYIPHHGVYHSKKPGKLRIVFDCSARYKGTSLNDHLLTGPDLMNSLTGILLRFRQYPVALMCDVEKMFHQFHVDHADRDYLRFLWWRNGDFNSQPQTFRMTVHLFGASSSPGCANYGLKHLAREGERLYPLGSQFIMQDFYMDDGVSSIESTEKAIKLAEEARQLCALGSLRLHKFVSNDKEVLKTIPPSECAVDVIAVDLALTDQPLERALGIYWSLEQDNFKFRITVKDQPATRRGILSIVASLFDPLGFLAPFVLKGKAILQEMCRSGMGWDDNLPADLQSAWEHWKADLVNLEKIEVPRCIVPSGFGRIIRREIHHFSDASMSGYGQCSYLRLENEQGDISCSLLMAKSRVAPLKITTIPRLELAAAVVSVAVNDMLKEEMNLADAEAFFWTDSQVVLGYINNEARRFHTFVANRVQRIHRTTTPQQWRYICSDENPADYASRGLSVNNLVTSNWFRGPKVLWEKQIPPPMEISKQLPIGDPEVKKVQSLNTQTVQYSCLSDRLTKLSSWSKAIQAVARLIRRVRKDKSHNHSTLAERNDAQCIIIKDLQKQTYAEEITLLRKGKQLPRSNRLYNLDTFVDQDGLLKVGGRLCEASIPNAVKYPVILPKEHQLTKLLIADCHEKMAHQGKGMTINEIRSRGFWITGVNRTVASFVRQCVRCRKLRGPTEEQKMANLPSERIEPSPPFTYSGMDVFGPFITSKGRKSNKRYGLLFTCFCCRAIHIEMLDDMSTDAFINGLRCFIAIRGAVHQIRCDQGSNFIGARNELTKAMEEIDTNRLVTFLAEKQCDFVFNAPHSSHTGGVWERQIRTVRSVLRSTLSQSSGRLDDSSLRTFFYEAMSIVNSRPLTVDSLTDPSSPEPLTPNHLLTLKPTQALPPPGKFVREDVYARKRWRHVQYLAEQFWGRWHKEYVSNITTRQCWHTPRRNMQVGDIVLEKAVDLPRNEWRLARIIEAVTDKDGLVRRVKIQFGDRNLGKDGKRPHKPSVVERPVQKLVLLMEAA, from the exons ATGCatatttgggtttgttttttgttctgttcatCTTCATTGTTTGAACACCTGGTTGGAAGGGAGAACAAG CTCTTACGGTGTTGTACAGTCTTTAAGGACAGCAAATGCAACAATAAAGGCACAAAGGAGGACAGTGCAACATCAGTGCATGAGTTTAATCCTTTTATTTCTCCAACCGGGCTGTTACA AAATGATGAGGAGGCTTACAAGGACGCGTGGAAGAGGCTTCTAGATCGCTACGGACAGCCATTCATCATACAACGAGCATTCAGAGAGAAACTCGCATACTGGCCTAAAATTCAATCCAAGGACTCG AACCtatcaaagagaaaatttatttcAAG GTCTCTTGAAGAACGTAGACAGTTCGTAAAGGATACAAGATTGTGCTATGGATGTTTGAGGCTGGGTCACAGTGCCAAGGACTGCCGCTCCCGACATTGCTGCAACACCTGTAAGGGAAGACACCCTACCTGCCTACATGACGACAGCTTCAATAGAAAGGTGAGGTCTTCTTCTGCTCAGAGCCCAGAAAATGTCCATGAAGGAGTTGCGACAATGTCATTGAGTGTAGAATCTGGATGCACGCCTGTTAACACCTCTATGATTGTGCCAGTGTGGTTGTCCACACATAAAGACCCAGTTTCTGAGAAGCTCGTCTATGCTCTGTTAGACACACAAAGCGATTCAGTCTTTATTGAATGTGCAGTATGCAAAAGTCTTAAAGTCGACTCCTGTCCCGTGACGCTTAAACTCACTACTTTGGTTGGAAAGGACTCCTTGATGTCAAGTGAAAGGATTTCTGGTCTTCGAGTTAGAGGTTTCAATTCCTCACTGATTATAGATCTACCCCCTGCATACACCAAAGAATGCATTCCTGTGGATCGCGCACACATCCCTACAATGGAGACTGCAAGTCATTGGAAACATCTAGCCACTCTAGCAGACAAAATTCCCCCACTTCAAAATTGTGAGGTTGGACTATTGATAGGATACAATTGTTCCAGAGCGCTAGCGCCCCGAGAAGTAATTCTTGGAACGGAGAATGAACCATATGCTGTTCGCACGGACCTCGGATGGAGCATTATAGGTCCTTCCTTGACACATTTTGAGCCCCAAAGCAGTGCTGCCATGTGTCATAGAGTGTCTATCAAGGAAATACCTGCAGTAACTCCCACAGATGTGATAAAAGTGCTGGAATCTGATTTCAAGGACACAGAAGGGCACACAAAAGTGACGTCTCAGGAGGACATCATATTTCTGAGAAAGCTGGAAGAGAATATCAGATTGAACAAGGATAGTCATCTGGAAATGCCCCTGCCATTCAGGAAAAGACCATATCTTCCAGATAACAAACCTCTAGCTGTCATAAGACTTCAACATTTGAAGAGGAGATTAATGAGAGATCAGGAGTACAGAGAGCATTATGTAACATTCATGGAGGAAGTAATAGAGAAGGGTAATGCAGAACAGGTGTTTGAGGAAGGACGAGAAGGAGAAAGATGGTACATACCACATCACGGAGTGTACCACTCGAAAAAGCCAGGGAAATTGCGTATAGTTTTTGACTGTTCAGCCAGATACAAGGGAACTAGCTTGAACGACCATCTTCTAACTGGCCCAGATCTGATGAACAGCTTAACTGGCATCCTTTTGAGGTTCAGACAGTACCCTGTAGCCCTAATGTGTGACGTGGAGAAAATGTTCCACCAATTTCATGTAGACCATGCGGATCGTGATTATTTACGATTTCTATGGTGGAGAAATGGAGATTTCAATTCACAGCCTCAAACCTTCCGCATGACAGTGCATTTGTTTGGAGCCTCATCGTCCCCTGGATGCGCTAACTATGGGCTGAAGCATCTTGCAAGAGAAGGTGAACGTCTGTATCCTCTGGGCTCGCAATTTATTATGCAAGATTTCTACATGGATGATGGAGTTTCCAGCATTGAAAGCACAGAGAAGGCCATCAAATTGGCTGAAGAAGCTCGTCAGCTTTGTGCACTGGGAAGCTTAAGGCTTCACAAGTTTGTGTCTAATGACAAGGAAGTCTTGAAGACAATACCACCCTCAGAGTGTGCGGTAGATGTTATAGCTGTCGATCTTGCTCTCACTGATCAGCCTTTGGAAAGAGCTTTGGGCATTTACTGGAGTCTGGAACAAGACAATTTTAAATTCCGTATCACTGTTAAGGACCAACCAGCAACCCGTAGAGGGATACTGTCTATAGTGGCATCATTGTTTGATCCCTTAGGCTTTCTTGCCCCCTTTGTACTCAAAGGAAAGGCCATTCTGCAAGAAATGTGCCGAAGTGGTATGGGTTGGGATGATAACTTACCCGCTGATCTACAATCAGCATGGGAACACTGGAAGGCAGATCTAGTTAACCTAGAAAAGATTGAAGTGCCTCGTTGTATTGTGCCTTCTGGCTTTGGGAGAATCATAAGGAGAGAGATTCACCACTTCTCAGACGCCAGCATGAGTGGATATGGTCAGTGTTCATATCTCAGACTCGAGAACGAGCAAGGTGACATCAGTTGTTCGTTGCTCATGGCAAAATCTAGAGTGGCCCCACTCAAGATCACAACAATTCCTCGGCTAGAATTGGCTGCCGCAGTGGTGTCAGTTGCAGTGAATGACATGTTGAAGGAGGAAATGAACCTGGCAGATGCAGAAGCGTTTTTCTGGACTGACTCACAAGTGGTGTTAGGCTACATAAACAATGAAGCCCGCCGTTTCCACACGTTTGTGGCAAATAGAGTACAAAGGATTCACCGCACCACAACTCCTCAACAATGGCGGTACATTTGCTCAGATGAAAATCCAGCCGATTACGCATCGCGTGGTCTAAGTGTTAACAATCTTGTCACTTCCAACTGGTTTAGAGGACCTAAAGTTTTATGGGAAAAGCAAATACCACCACCTATGGAAATCAGCAAGCAGCTTCCAATTGGCGACCCTGAAGTCAAGAAGGTTCAGTCACTCAACACGCAAACTGTACAGTATTCATGTTTGTCAGACCGTCTCACCAAGTTGTCCTCATGGTCCAAAGCTATCCAAGCTGTTGCACGTTTAATACGTCGTGTCAGGAAAGACAAGTCACATAATCACAGTACATTGGCGGAACGAAACGATGCACAATGTATCATAATCAAGGACTTACAGAAGCAGACATATGCAGAGGAGATAACTTTACTCCGTAAGGGCAAACAACTACCTCGCAGCAACAGACTATACAATCTTGACACCTTTGTCGACCAAGATGGATTGCTGAAGGTGGGAGGGAGACTTTGTGAGGCATCTATCCCTAATGCTGTCAAGTATCCAGTGATACTTCCGAAGGAGCACCAACTTACAAAACTCCTGATTGCTGATTGTCATGAGAAGATGGCTCATCAAGGAAAGGGAATGACTATAAATGAAATCAGATCAAGAGGATTCTGGATTACGGGAGTTAACAGGACTGTAGCTTCCTTTGTACGACAATGTGTGAGATGTCGCAAGTTACGTGGACCTACGGAAGAGCAAAAAATGGCTAACTTACCCTCAGAGCGCATAGAGCCATCCCCTCCATTCACATACAGCGGGATGGATGTTTTCGGTCCATTCATCACCAGCAAAGGTCGCAAGTCAAACAAGAGGTATGGACTTCTTTTTACCTGTTTCTGTTGCAGAGCCATCCATATTGAGATGCTGGATGACATGTCCACAGATGCCTTTATCAATGGCCTGCGTTGTTTCATCGCTATCAGAGGAGCAGTCCATCAAATAAGGTGTGATCAAGGCAGTAATTTCATTGGAGCCAGGAATGAGCTCACCAAAGCTATGGAGGAGATTGACACCAACCGTCTGGTAACATTCTTAGCGGAAAAACAGTGCGACTTTGTTTTTAATGCACCTCATTCAAGCCACACTGGCGGAGTTTGGGAAAGACAGATTAGAACTGTCAGAAGTGTTCTTCGCTCCACCCTGTCACAGTCATCTGGAAGGCTCGATGACTCTTCTCTGCGAACGTTCTTTTACGAGGCCATGTCCATTGTAAACAGTCGTCCGCTCACGGTTGATAGTCTAACTGACCCAAGTAGCCCTGAACCTCTAACCCCTAATCACCTCCTCACTCTAAAACCTACTCAAGCCCTACCACCTCCTGGCAAATTTGTCAGGGAAGATGTGTATGCCCGTAAGAGATGGCGGCATGTCCAATACTTAGCAGAACAATTCTGGGGACGTTGGCATAAGGAGTATGTGTCTAACATCACAACAAGACAGTGCTGGCATACACCAAGAAGGAACATGCAAGTAGGAGATATTGTCTTGGAGAAGGCAGTGGATCTGCCCAGGAATGAGTGGCGCTTGGCAAGGATTATTGAGGCAGTCACTGACAAGGACGGATTGGTGAGAAGAGTGAAAATACAGTTCGGAGATAGAAATCTGGGGAAGGATGGCAAACGTCCACATAAACCATCTGTGGTGGAACGTCCAGTGCAGAAGTTGGTCCTGCTGATGGAGGCAGCCTGA
- the LOC103911812 gene encoding uncharacterized protein isoform X1, translated as MMTDHGSNLCTPAKVNEQIDNVQNKEVDEEIEVQSEELDTNVRRSTRERTQTDRMLAYQREESHKAERKLMHAYEKWKAEARKARSQLKLDISESELASLIDSLEREKDSVMNAYIRVRSYVTPPTDMRRKIDACDAVTKDIVKIAYERISGVDGLFDNETVKGHLRELLERDYARSVYGSTVSRISSKSSTPISQPSLNSILMAKRIEAAAELAAKEAEYATVIEEREQREKLRLLEEKQRKELEAQKGEFERLQAMKEVRAARARLEVYDKEETVDTVNQDEGLQQPVSPPTHKPVYLSSVNPTPNISSQSPNADVSQLAQAVQDSITLNRLPMPEPTVFSGDPIHFIEWKASFQSLIDKRHISSGDKLYYLKKYVTGPALKVLDGIFYRNDEEAYKDAWKRLLDRYGQPFIIQRAFREKLAYWPKIQSKDSVGLRNFSDFLNSCKDAMPHVKGLEILNDCEENRKLVSKLPDWAAARWNRQTTQTLSETQDFPTFQEFAHFMSVEAEVACNPVTSFHALHVSEPIKEKIYFKVSKPKANVFHTKTVTQHDNSKPTGKVNKPCLFCQNGEHQIHECSKFSARSLEERRQFVKDTRLCYGCLRLGHSAKDCRSRHCCNTCKGRHPTCLHDDSFNRKVRSSSAQSPENVHEGVATMSLSVESGCTPVNTSMIVPVWLSTHKDPVSEKLVYALLDTQSDSVFIECAVCKSLKVDSCPVTLKLTTLVGKDSLMSSERISGLRVRGFNSSLIIDLPPAYTKECIPVDRAHIPTMETASHWKHLATLADKIPPLQNCEVGLLIGYNCSRALAPREVILGTENEPYAVRTDLGWSIIGPSLTHFEPQSSAAMCHRVSIKEIPAVTPTDVIKVLESDFKDTEGHTKVTSQEDIIFLRKLEENIRLNKDSHLEMPLPFRKRPYLPDNKPLAVIRLQHLKRRLMRDQEYREHYVTFMEEVIEKGNAEQVFEEGREGERWYIPHHGVYHSKKPGKLRIVFDCSARYKGTSLNDHLLTGPDLMNSLTGILLRFRQYPVALMCDVEKMFHQFHVDHADRDYLRFLWWRNGDFNSQPQTFRMTVHLFGASSSPGCANYGLKHLAREGERLYPLGSQFIMQDFYMDDGVSSIESTEKAIKLAEEARQLCALGSLRLHKFVSNDKEVLKTIPPSECAVDVIAVDLALTDQPLERALGIYWSLEQDNFKFRITVKDQPATRRGILSIVASLFDPLGFLAPFVLKGKAILQEMCRSGMGWDDNLPADLQSAWEHWKADLVNLEKIEVPRCIVPSGFGRIIRREIHHFSDASMSGYGQCSYLRLENEQGDISCSLLMAKSRVAPLKITTIPRLELAAAVVSVAVNDMLKEEMNLADAEAFFWTDSQVVLGYINNEARRFHTFVANRVQRIHRTTTPQQWRYICSDENPADYASRGLSVNNLVTSNWFRGPKVLWEKQIPPPMEISKQLPIGDPEVKKVQSLNTQTVQYSCLSDRLTKLSSWSKAIQAVARLIRRVRKDKSHNHSTLAERNDAQCIIIKDLQKQTYAEEITLLRKGKQLPRSNRLYNLDTFVDQDGLLKVGGRLCEASIPNAVKYPVILPKEHQLTKLLIADCHEKMAHQGKGMTINEIRSRGFWITGVNRTVASFVRQCVRCRKLRGPTEEQKMANLPSERIEPSPPFTYSGMDVFGPFITSKGRKSNKRYGLLFTCFCCRAIHIEMLDDMSTDAFINGLRCFIAIRGAVHQIRCDQGSNFIGARNELTKAMEEIDTNRLVTFLAEKQCDFVFNAPHSSHTGGVWERQIRTVRSVLRSTLSQSSGRLDDSSLRTFFYEAMSIVNSRPLTVDSLTDPSSPEPLTPNHLLTLKPTQALPPPGKFVREDVYARKRWRHVQYLAEQFWGRWHKEYVSNITTRQCWHTPRRNMQVGDIVLEKAVDLPRNEWRLARIIEAVTDKDGLVRRVKIQFGDRNLGKDGKRPHKPSVVERPVQKLVLLMEAA; from the coding sequence ATGATGACGGATCACGGTTCCAATTTGTGCACTCCTGCAAAAGTAAACGAACAAATTGATAATGTTCAAAACAAAGAAGTTGATGAAGAAATAGAAGTTCAATCTGAAGAATTAGACACAAATGTACGTCGCTCTACCCGTGAACGAACTCAGACAGACAGGATGCTTGCATATCAAAGGGAGGAGTCTCATAAAGCAGAAAGAAAGCTTATGCATGCATATGAAAAATGGAAGGCGGAGGCTCGGAAAGCAAGAAGTCAGTTGAAATTAGACATTTCTGAGAGTGAATTAGCATCACTCATAGACTCATTGGAAAGGGAAAAGGACAGTGTGATGAATGCATACATAAGGGTTAGAAGTTATGTAACTCCACCCACTGATATGAGACGGAAAATTGATGCTTGTGATGCTGTTACTAAGGATATAGTAAAAATTGCATATGAGAGGATCTCAGGGGTAGATGGACTCTTTGACAATGAAACCGTAAAGGGGCATTTACGTGAGCTGCTTGAACGAGACTACGCTCGCTCTGTTTATGGTTCTACTGTTTCACGCATCAGCTCCAAATCCAGTACACCTATAAGTCAACCCTCTCTGAATTCTATACTAATGGCTAAACGCATAGAAGCAGCAGCAGAGCTAGCAGCTAAGGAAGCAGAATATGCTACTGTAATAGAAGAAAGGGAGCAAAGAGAAAAATTACGACTTCTAGAAGAGAAGCAAAGAAAAGAACTTGAGGCTCAAAAAGGCGAGTTTGAAAGGCTCCAAGCGATGAAGGAGGTAAGAGCAGCTAGAGCAAGACTGGAGGTGTATGACAAGGAAGAAACTGTTGACACTGTTAATCAAGATGAAGGGCTGCAGCAACCTGTAAGCCCTCCCACGCATAAACCAGTATACTTATCCTCCGTTAATCCAACGCCTAACATTTCATCACAGAGTCCCAATGCTGATGTGTCTCAATTAGCGCAGGCTGTCCAAGATAGCATAACACTAAACAGACTTCCTATGCCAGAGCCCACAGTTTTCAGTGGTGACCCCATTCACTTCATAGAGTGGAAGGCTTCATTTCAATCACTCATTGATAAAAGACATATCTCTTCAGGAGACAAGTTATACTACCTGAAGAAGTACGTTACTGGGCCTGCTCTGAAAGTGCTAGATGGTATCTTTTACAGAAATGATGAGGAGGCTTACAAGGACGCGTGGAAGAGGCTTCTAGATCGCTACGGACAGCCATTCATCATACAACGAGCATTCAGAGAGAAACTCGCATACTGGCCTAAAATTCAATCCAAGGACTCGGTAGGACTTCGAAATTTCTCTGATTTCTTGAACTCATGTAAGGATGCAATGCCACATGTAAAGGGACTGGAAATATTGAATGATTGCGAAGAGAATAGGAAGCTTGTAAGCAAACTCCCTGATTGGGCGGCTGCCCGCTGGAATCGTCAAACCACACAAACGTTGAGTGAAACTCAAGATTTTCCAACTTTTCAAGAATTCGCCCATTTCATGTCTGTTGAAGCTGAAGTTGCCTGTAATCCAGTCACATCCTTTCATGCCCTTCATGTTTCAGAACCtatcaaagagaaaatttatttcAAGGTCAGTAAACCTAAAGCTAATGTCTTCCATACAAAGACTGTCACACAGCATGATAATTCTAAGCCCACTGGAAAGGTCAATAAGCCATGTCTGTTCTGTCAAAATGGTGAACATCAAATTCATGAGTGTTCTAAATTCTCTGCAAGGTCTCTTGAAGAACGTAGACAGTTCGTAAAGGATACAAGATTGTGCTATGGATGTTTGAGGCTGGGTCACAGTGCCAAGGACTGCCGCTCCCGACATTGCTGCAACACCTGTAAGGGAAGACACCCTACCTGCCTACATGACGACAGCTTCAATAGAAAGGTGAGGTCTTCTTCTGCTCAGAGCCCAGAAAATGTCCATGAAGGAGTTGCGACAATGTCATTGAGTGTAGAATCTGGATGCACGCCTGTTAACACCTCTATGATTGTGCCAGTGTGGTTGTCCACACATAAAGACCCAGTTTCTGAGAAGCTCGTCTATGCTCTGTTAGACACACAAAGCGATTCAGTCTTTATTGAATGTGCAGTATGCAAAAGTCTTAAAGTCGACTCCTGTCCCGTGACGCTTAAACTCACTACTTTGGTTGGAAAGGACTCCTTGATGTCAAGTGAAAGGATTTCTGGTCTTCGAGTTAGAGGTTTCAATTCCTCACTGATTATAGATCTACCCCCTGCATACACCAAAGAATGCATTCCTGTGGATCGCGCACACATCCCTACAATGGAGACTGCAAGTCATTGGAAACATCTAGCCACTCTAGCAGACAAAATTCCCCCACTTCAAAATTGTGAGGTTGGACTATTGATAGGATACAATTGTTCCAGAGCGCTAGCGCCCCGAGAAGTAATTCTTGGAACGGAGAATGAACCATATGCTGTTCGCACGGACCTCGGATGGAGCATTATAGGTCCTTCCTTGACACATTTTGAGCCCCAAAGCAGTGCTGCCATGTGTCATAGAGTGTCTATCAAGGAAATACCTGCAGTAACTCCCACAGATGTGATAAAAGTGCTGGAATCTGATTTCAAGGACACAGAAGGGCACACAAAAGTGACGTCTCAGGAGGACATCATATTTCTGAGAAAGCTGGAAGAGAATATCAGATTGAACAAGGATAGTCATCTGGAAATGCCCCTGCCATTCAGGAAAAGACCATATCTTCCAGATAACAAACCTCTAGCTGTCATAAGACTTCAACATTTGAAGAGGAGATTAATGAGAGATCAGGAGTACAGAGAGCATTATGTAACATTCATGGAGGAAGTAATAGAGAAGGGTAATGCAGAACAGGTGTTTGAGGAAGGACGAGAAGGAGAAAGATGGTACATACCACATCACGGAGTGTACCACTCGAAAAAGCCAGGGAAATTGCGTATAGTTTTTGACTGTTCAGCCAGATACAAGGGAACTAGCTTGAACGACCATCTTCTAACTGGCCCAGATCTGATGAACAGCTTAACTGGCATCCTTTTGAGGTTCAGACAGTACCCTGTAGCCCTAATGTGTGACGTGGAGAAAATGTTCCACCAATTTCATGTAGACCATGCGGATCGTGATTATTTACGATTTCTATGGTGGAGAAATGGAGATTTCAATTCACAGCCTCAAACCTTCCGCATGACAGTGCATTTGTTTGGAGCCTCATCGTCCCCTGGATGCGCTAACTATGGGCTGAAGCATCTTGCAAGAGAAGGTGAACGTCTGTATCCTCTGGGCTCGCAATTTATTATGCAAGATTTCTACATGGATGATGGAGTTTCCAGCATTGAAAGCACAGAGAAGGCCATCAAATTGGCTGAAGAAGCTCGTCAGCTTTGTGCACTGGGAAGCTTAAGGCTTCACAAGTTTGTGTCTAATGACAAGGAAGTCTTGAAGACAATACCACCCTCAGAGTGTGCGGTAGATGTTATAGCTGTCGATCTTGCTCTCACTGATCAGCCTTTGGAAAGAGCTTTGGGCATTTACTGGAGTCTGGAACAAGACAATTTTAAATTCCGTATCACTGTTAAGGACCAACCAGCAACCCGTAGAGGGATACTGTCTATAGTGGCATCATTGTTTGATCCCTTAGGCTTTCTTGCCCCCTTTGTACTCAAAGGAAAGGCCATTCTGCAAGAAATGTGCCGAAGTGGTATGGGTTGGGATGATAACTTACCCGCTGATCTACAATCAGCATGGGAACACTGGAAGGCAGATCTAGTTAACCTAGAAAAGATTGAAGTGCCTCGTTGTATTGTGCCTTCTGGCTTTGGGAGAATCATAAGGAGAGAGATTCACCACTTCTCAGACGCCAGCATGAGTGGATATGGTCAGTGTTCATATCTCAGACTCGAGAACGAGCAAGGTGACATCAGTTGTTCGTTGCTCATGGCAAAATCTAGAGTGGCCCCACTCAAGATCACAACAATTCCTCGGCTAGAATTGGCTGCCGCAGTGGTGTCAGTTGCAGTGAATGACATGTTGAAGGAGGAAATGAACCTGGCAGATGCAGAAGCGTTTTTCTGGACTGACTCACAAGTGGTGTTAGGCTACATAAACAATGAAGCCCGCCGTTTCCACACGTTTGTGGCAAATAGAGTACAAAGGATTCACCGCACCACAACTCCTCAACAATGGCGGTACATTTGCTCAGATGAAAATCCAGCCGATTACGCATCGCGTGGTCTAAGTGTTAACAATCTTGTCACTTCCAACTGGTTTAGAGGACCTAAAGTTTTATGGGAAAAGCAAATACCACCACCTATGGAAATCAGCAAGCAGCTTCCAATTGGCGACCCTGAAGTCAAGAAGGTTCAGTCACTCAACACGCAAACTGTACAGTATTCATGTTTGTCAGACCGTCTCACCAAGTTGTCCTCATGGTCCAAAGCTATCCAAGCTGTTGCACGTTTAATACGTCGTGTCAGGAAAGACAAGTCACATAATCACAGTACATTGGCGGAACGAAACGATGCACAATGTATCATAATCAAGGACTTACAGAAGCAGACATATGCAGAGGAGATAACTTTACTCCGTAAGGGCAAACAACTACCTCGCAGCAACAGACTATACAATCTTGACACCTTTGTCGACCAAGATGGATTGCTGAAGGTGGGAGGGAGACTTTGTGAGGCATCTATCCCTAATGCTGTCAAGTATCCAGTGATACTTCCGAAGGAGCACCAACTTACAAAACTCCTGATTGCTGATTGTCATGAGAAGATGGCTCATCAAGGAAAGGGAATGACTATAAATGAAATCAGATCAAGAGGATTCTGGATTACGGGAGTTAACAGGACTGTAGCTTCCTTTGTACGACAATGTGTGAGATGTCGCAAGTTACGTGGACCTACGGAAGAGCAAAAAATGGCTAACTTACCCTCAGAGCGCATAGAGCCATCCCCTCCATTCACATACAGCGGGATGGATGTTTTCGGTCCATTCATCACCAGCAAAGGTCGCAAGTCAAACAAGAGGTATGGACTTCTTTTTACCTGTTTCTGTTGCAGAGCCATCCATATTGAGATGCTGGATGACATGTCCACAGATGCCTTTATCAATGGCCTGCGTTGTTTCATCGCTATCAGAGGAGCAGTCCATCAAATAAGGTGTGATCAAGGCAGTAATTTCATTGGAGCCAGGAATGAGCTCACCAAAGCTATGGAGGAGATTGACACCAACCGTCTGGTAACATTCTTAGCGGAAAAACAGTGCGACTTTGTTTTTAATGCACCTCATTCAAGCCACACTGGCGGAGTTTGGGAAAGACAGATTAGAACTGTCAGAAGTGTTCTTCGCTCCACCCTGTCACAGTCATCTGGAAGGCTCGATGACTCTTCTCTGCGAACGTTCTTTTACGAGGCCATGTCCATTGTAAACAGTCGTCCGCTCACGGTTGATAGTCTAACTGACCCAAGTAGCCCTGAACCTCTAACCCCTAATCACCTCCTCACTCTAAAACCTACTCAAGCCCTACCACCTCCTGGCAAATTTGTCAGGGAAGATGTGTATGCCCGTAAGAGATGGCGGCATGTCCAATACTTAGCAGAACAATTCTGGGGACGTTGGCATAAGGAGTATGTGTCTAACATCACAACAAGACAGTGCTGGCATACACCAAGAAGGAACATGCAAGTAGGAGATATTGTCTTGGAGAAGGCAGTGGATCTGCCCAGGAATGAGTGGCGCTTGGCAAGGATTATTGAGGCAGTCACTGACAAGGACGGATTGGTGAGAAGAGTGAAAATACAGTTCGGAGATAGAAATCTGGGGAAGGATGGCAAACGTCCACATAAACCATCTGTGGTGGAACGTCCAGTGCAGAAGTTGGTCCTGCTGATGGAGGCAGCCTGA